A region of Lycium barbarum isolate Lr01 chromosome 1, ASM1917538v2, whole genome shotgun sequence DNA encodes the following proteins:
- the LOC132636787 gene encoding uncharacterized protein LOC132636787 isoform X1 produces MCRTYNVTLAQIGPIVWRAVACLRLLANNAGKEFTLAHLIRLYPSRLFRGGVIKLAKRSRNPIFSKMDEDRDRGWLERYVRVRTSDIIPGNYMPFPERWNNNPMGWIPPVVRDLNEWVTALLSQHVHDDRSWGHLSRGRWVAQNHGLPKGSVDPRPESAAEPATSAPEFDSAGASRILAAAAKRKRPSDKGQKPKKRARSVTRTLRDETKPELLVRRISAAPSVAPIPEEGITVSPLPSAGEEPSAPALRTGGEEIHYPAPLRSIEFVDISGDSSSEETSLQRIRRSGEAPAAPWHLLPGPVKGLSRSPRPKSLRMLVRRPTMRLPQLRRSLPLPKLLKSLRVLQFRPQDRMSLMKCSRTPLLLPAKLLVSDISRSLEPRGRLVGPPSPVPEIAWCAPFRPQVWNRGGRDRL; encoded by the exons atgtgccggacttacaacgtaaccttggcacagattggcccaattgtttggagggccgtggcctgcctccggctgttggccaataatgcaGGAAAGGAATTCACACTGGCCCACTTAATACGGTTATACCCctcgaggttgttccggggtggtgtaataaaactcgcaaagcgtagccggaatccaattttctcaaaaatggacgaagatagagaccggggctggttggagcgatatgtccgggtgcggacctcggacattattccgggcaactacatgccttttccggaaaggtggaataacaatc ccatgggttggattcctccggtcgtccgggatctcaacgaatgggttacaGCTCTCCTTAGCCAACATGTCCACGACGATCGGTCGTGGGgacacctgtcacgtggccgatgggtcgcccagaaccacg gtttacctaagggctcggtggatccaaggccggAGTCAGCAGCTGAACCcgcaacgtcggcacccgagtttgattcagcgggtgcatctcgtatccttgctgccgccgccaagagaaaaaggccctcggacaaagggcaaaagccaaagaagagggcgaggagcgtcactaggactttaagggatgaaacaaagcccgagctcctcgtccgGAGGATCAGTGCggccccttccgtggctcccattccggaggagggtatcaCCGTGTCAccacttccttcagccggggaagaaCCTTCGGCTCCGGCATTacgcacaggtggggaagaaattcattacccggctcctttaaggtcgattgaattcgttgatatttcaggtgattcTTCTTCCGAAGAAACCTCTCTGCAAAGGATAAGAAGATCCGGGGAGGCACCTGCTGCCCCGTGGCACCTGCTGCCGGGgccggtcaaaggactgagccggtccccgagaccgaagtCCCTACGGATGTTGGTCCGACGCCCCACTATGAGATTGCCgcaacttcggagatccctgcctttgccgaagctgctgaaGTCCCTCCGAGTTCTCCAATTTCGGCCTCAAGATCGGATGAGTTTGATGAAATGTTCGCGGACACCCCtcctgctaccggcgaagctgctggtttcggacatttcccgatccctcgagccacgagggcggctagtcggACCACCGAGTCCGGTGCCAGAGATAGCTTGGTGTgcacctttccggccccaagtgtggaaccgaggaggacgagatcggctgtga
- the LOC132636787 gene encoding uncharacterized protein LOC132636787 isoform X2 has product MCRTYNVTLAQIGPIVWRAVACLRLLANNAGKEFTLAHLIRLYPSRLFRGGVIKLAKRSRNPIFSKMDEDRDRGWLERYVRVRTSDIIPGNYMPFPERWNNNPMGWIPPVVRDLNEWVTALLSQHVHDDRSWGHLSRGRWVAQNHGLPKGSVDPRPESAAEPATSAPEFDSAGASRILAAAAKRKRPSDKGQKPKKRARSVTRTLRDETKPELLVRRISAAPSVAPIPEEGITVSPLPSAGEEPSAPALRTGDSSSEETSLQRIRRSGEAPAAPWHLLPGPVKGLSRSPRPKSLRMLVRRPTMRLPQLRRSLPLPKLLKSLRVLQFRPQDRMSLMKCSRTPLLLPAKLLVSDISRSLEPRGRLVGPPSPVPEIAWCAPFRPQVWNRGGRDRL; this is encoded by the exons atgtgccggacttacaacgtaaccttggcacagattggcccaattgtttggagggccgtggcctgcctccggctgttggccaataatgcaGGAAAGGAATTCACACTGGCCCACTTAATACGGTTATACCCctcgaggttgttccggggtggtgtaataaaactcgcaaagcgtagccggaatccaattttctcaaaaatggacgaagatagagaccggggctggttggagcgatatgtccgggtgcggacctcggacattattccgggcaactacatgccttttccggaaaggtggaataacaatc ccatgggttggattcctccggtcgtccgggatctcaacgaatgggttacaGCTCTCCTTAGCCAACATGTCCACGACGATCGGTCGTGGGgacacctgtcacgtggccgatgggtcgcccagaaccacg gtttacctaagggctcggtggatccaaggccggAGTCAGCAGCTGAACCcgcaacgtcggcacccgagtttgattcagcgggtgcatctcgtatccttgctgccgccgccaagagaaaaaggccctcggacaaagggcaaaagccaaagaagagggcgaggagcgtcactaggactttaagggatgaaacaaagcccgagctcctcgtccgGAGGATCAGTGCggccccttccgtggctcccattccggaggagggtatcaCCGTGTCAccacttccttcagccggggaagaaCCTTCGGCTCCGGCATTacgcacag gtgattcTTCTTCCGAAGAAACCTCTCTGCAAAGGATAAGAAGATCCGGGGAGGCACCTGCTGCCCCGTGGCACCTGCTGCCGGGgccggtcaaaggactgagccggtccccgagaccgaagtCCCTACGGATGTTGGTCCGACGCCCCACTATGAGATTGCCgcaacttcggagatccctgcctttgccgaagctgctgaaGTCCCTCCGAGTTCTCCAATTTCGGCCTCAAGATCGGATGAGTTTGATGAAATGTTCGCGGACACCCCtcctgctaccggcgaagctgctggtttcggacatttcccgatccctcgagccacgagggcggctagtcggACCACCGAGTCCGGTGCCAGAGATAGCTTGGTGTgcacctttccggccccaagtgtggaaccgaggaggacgagatcggctgtga
- the LOC132613319 gene encoding uncharacterized protein LOC132613319: MDLDLALRTNSPPPLTNKSTSDKKREMERWKRSNRMCMMIMKKAIPESFRGTMSDKVKTAKEFIAEIEKVFVKSEKAEIGTLLAGLISMRYQGKGNIREYIMQMSHLASKLKALKLELSEDLLMHLVLISLPSQFSHFKVSYNCQKETWSLNKLISHCVQEEDRLKQKKTESA, translated from the coding sequence ATGGATCTCGACCTTGCGTTAAGGACTAACTCTCCACCACCTCTTACAAACAAGAGTACCTCTGACAAAAAGAGGGAGATGGAAAGGTGGAAGAGATCAAATCGCATGTGTATGATGATCATGAAGAAGGCCATTCCAGAATCATTCAGGGGCACTATgtctgacaaggttaagacggcTAAGGAATTTATTGCTGAAATTGAAAAAGTATTTGTCAAGAGTGAAAAGGCTGAAATTGGTACACTTTTGGCAGGTCTGATTTCAATGAGGTACCAAGGAAAAGGTAACATCAGGGAGTACATCATGCAGATGTCTCATCTTGCTTCAAAGTTGAAAGCACTTAAGTTGGAACTCTCTGAGGACTTGCTAATGCATCTAGTTTTAATATCCCTTCCATCACAGTTTAGTCATTTTAAGGTGAGCTATAACTGTCAGAAAGAGACTTGGTCTCTGAATAAGCTCATCTCACACTGTGTTCAGGAAGAGGATAGATTGAAGCAAAAAAAGACAGAAAGTGCTTAG